The sequence GTGCCTGCGGCAACACCGGCTGCCTGGAAGCGGCCTTCGGTGGTGCGGCGCTCGCCCGGGACGCCGAGGCCGCCGCCCGCAGTGGTCGCTCGGACTGGCTCGCCGAACGACTTACCTCATCGAGAGTATTGTCCGCCAAGGATATTGGTGCAGCCGCGGATGCGGGTGACCCGATCAGTATCGGCCTCGTCCGCGACGGTGGCCATCGGCTCGGCAAGGTGCTCGCCTCGCTCGTCAGCTTCTTCAACCCCGGCCTGGTGGTGATCGGGGGCGGCGTGGCCGGCCTCGGTCATCCGCTGCTCGCCGAGATCCGCAGCGTCGTCTACCGTCGCTCGCTCCCGCTCGCCACCGGCAATCTGCCCATCGTCCTGTCCGAGCTCGGCGGCACCGCAGGAGTTGTCGGTGCCGGGCGGCTCATCTCAGACTCGGTATTCGCCACCACCTGACGGTCTCTCCCGGAGTTCCAGAACTCCGGGGACACCTTGCACGATCACGAACCAAGGATTGCCGTTCGCCGGCGTCCGGAAACGCCACACCACAACCGACCTCGACGAGGAGGCCCCACTGTGGACGACGACGTGCTCCTGAGGATGCGTGGCATCGTCAAGGAGTTCCCCGGTGTGCGGGCTCTGGACGGTGTGGACCTCGATGTCACCGCCGGCCGGGTGCACTGCCTGCTGGGCCAGAACGGTGCCGGAAAGTCAACCCTGATAAGAGTTCTCGCGGGCGCTCACACACCGGACGAGGGAACGCTCAGCTGGCGGGGGGAGGAGGTGCGGTTCTCCTCGCCGTCCTCGGCCATTCACCGCGGCATCGCGACCATCTACCAGGAGCTCGACCTGGTGCCCGGGCTCTCGGTGGCCGACAACCTCTACCTCGGGCACGAGAACGCGGCCGCCGGGTTCGTGCGGCGTGGTGCCCAGGGTGATTCGGCCCAAGAGGTTTTGAAAAAGCTCGGCCATCCGGAGATTCCGGTGGGCCGGGAGGTCGGTCGGCTGTCGGCCGCGCAGCAGCAGATCGTCAGCCTGGCCCGGGCGCTGGCCCGGGACGCGCGGCTCATCGTGATGGACGAGCCGTCGGCCGTGCTGGCTCACGACGAGGTGGCGAACCTGTTCCGGGTGATGCGCGATCTGGTGGCCGAAGGGGTTGCGGTGGTCTATATCTCGCACCGTCTGGAGGAGATCCGGCAGATCGGTGACGAGGTCACGGTGCTCAAGGACGGACGCACGGTGGCCAGTGGTCTTCCGGCCTCCAGTACGCCGACGCAACAGCTGGTCTCGCTGATGACGGGACGATCGGTGGAGTATCTGTTCCCGTCGCGTCCCCGGCGCCCCGAGCATGATCATGAACAGGTGTTGCTGGGGGTTGAGAACCTCTCGCTGGAAGGGACGTTCGAAGACGTCTCGCTGACCGTGGCGCCGGGCGAGATCGTCGGTATCGCCGGGCTGGTCGGGGCGGGGCGGTCGGAGGTGCTGGAGACGATCTACGGGGCCCGCCGGCGGACGTCCGGTTCGGTGACGATGGGTGGGCGCGCGCTGCCGGCCGGCTCGGTGCGCGCGGCGGTGAAGGCGGGGATGGGCCTGGCCCCGGAGGAACGCAAGAGTCAGGCCTTGCTGCTCGGGGAGCCGATCGCCCGCAACGTGTCGCTGGCCTCGCTGCCGAGGATGACGAAAATCGTTCCGGGATGGCTGGACCGCCGACGTGAGAGGGCCACGGCGCAGGAGGCCACGCGGGAGCTCGAGGTCCGCCCCGCCGACGTCACCCGGGCTGTGCGGACCCTGTCCGGCGGCAACCAGCAGAAGGTGGTGCTGGCCCGCTGGCTGCTCGGCGACACCCGGCTGCTGCTGCTCGACGAACCGACGCGGGGCGTGGATGTGGGTGCCCGGTCGGAGATCTACGCCGTGATCCGGCGCCTCGCGGACCAGGGGATGGGCGTTCTGCTCGTCTCCAGCGAGGTTCCGGAGGTGCTCGGGCTGGCCGACCGGGTGCTGGTCATGCGGGAGGGCCGGGTGGTGCACACCGCCCCGGCCGACGAACTCGACGAGCACCGTGTGCTCGACCTGGTGATGGAAGGAATCGTGGGATGAGCGTCGAACAGTCCGCCGCACCGACCGTCACGACCGGCGGCCCGACCGTACTGGCCCGGATGCGCGGTACCGAGATCCGCAACCTCGGGCTGGTGGCCGTGCTGGCCGTGCTCGTGGTCATCGGGGCGATCACCAGCGAGAACTTCCTGACCGGCGACAATCTCGAGAACATCCTGGTGAGCTCGTCGGTGATCGGCGTGGTCACGGTCGGCGCCACGTTCGTCATCATCGGTGGGGGGATCGACCTCTCGGTCGGCGCGATCGTGGCCCTGGCCTCGGTCTGGGCCACCACCCTGGCCACCCAGTCGTACGGGCCGTGGATGATGGCGCTCTGCGCGATCCTGGTCGGTGCCGGGGCCGGTCTGGTCAACGGCCTGCTGATCTCCTACGGCCGGATGGTGCCCTTCATCGTCACGCTGGCGATGCTGGTCTCCGCCCGGGGTCTGGCCGCCCGCCTGGCCGACAATCGCACCCAGATCGTCACCCAGCAGCCGATCAAAGATCTGGCGACCACCGACGTCCTCGGGATCCCGCTCCTCGTCATCCTTCTCGCAGCTGTCGCCACGGTCGGCTGGGTGCTGCTGAACCGCACCACGTTCGGCCGCCGGGTGTTCGCGATCGGGGGCAACACCGAGGCCGCCCGGCTGGCGGGCATCGACGTCCGGCGGAACACGGCACTGCTCTACGTGCTCTCCGGAACCTGCTGCGGCATAGCGGCGATCATGCTGCTGGCCCGCACCACCACCGGCTCCAGCACCCACGGGAACCTCTACGAGCTCGACGCGATCGCGGCCGTGATCATCGGCGGCACGCTGCTCAGCGGGGGTCGTGGCACCCTGATCGGTTCCGTCCTCGGGGTGCTGGTGTTCACCACCATCACGAACATCTTCATCCTCAACAACCTGGCGACCGAGACCCAGAACATCGCCAAGGGGCTGATCATCGTGGCCGCGGTGCTGCTGCAGCGCCGGGCCAATCGCGAGAGTTAGCGCCGTGTCGGTGAACACGAACGAAGCCGACGTGGGGCAATCTGTCCCCGACCCTTTCCGGCCCCCGGCCCGTTCCCACTCCCTCGCGACCTCGTCCTCGACCTTGACCTCGTCCTCCGGCCCGCTGTTGCCCGACAGCCTGCCGGGGTTGGCAGGGTCCTGGCCGGCCATGACAGGACCGCCGAAGTGTTGTGTACACCTGGTACATCCGGTACCGGATGTACCAGGTGTACACAACGCAGACGGGTCCCCCCGGGAACGGCTCCCCGTTCTGGGCCTCGAACACCCGGGGGCCGAGGTTTCGGCACCGGTGTCCGCCGGATCCCACACCCGTTCGGATCAGAGATGTCGTGTGCATTCGTTGGGGGCGGGGCGCACGGAATGCACACGGTATGGGCGAACCGCTCCCGGCGGCGATAACAGGCTATGAAGCCTTGGCGCATCTGTCGTGGAACCGAAAAGTGCCGCGACAGATCGACTCTTGGCATCGTCCTCAATGGAGAAACAACCGGAGGTTCCCGATGGACAGATTCGCTCTCGACCGCAGACGCCTCTTCGTCGGATCGGGCCTGCTCGGCGCGGGGGCCCTGCTGGCCGCCTGCACGAGCAACGAACCCGCTGAGGCCGACTCGAAGGCTACGGCGCCGGCCAACAGCGGCAGTGGCAACGACGAGCCGGGTCAGGACGTGGTGATCGGGTTCAGCGCCCCCGCCGCCGACCACGGGTGGATCGGGGCCATCACCACCAAGGCCGAGGAGGAAGCGAAGAAGTACGGCGACGTCGACTTCCAGGCCGTCGAGGGCAGTAATGACGTGAATCAGCAGATCTCCCAGGTGGAGACGCTGATCAGTCGGAAGGTCAATGTTCTGGTGATTCTTCCGTTCGACGGCAACGCGCTGACGGAGGTGGGCATCAAGGCGATGGAGGCCGGGATTCAGGTGATCAACCTGGACCGGGTGTTCTCCTCGCCGCGGGGTGCCCGCACCTGGATCGGTGGTGACAACTACGGAATGGGCGCGGCGGCCGGCTATTACATTGCCCAGCAGCTCACGGCCAAGGGGGTGAAAGACCCGGTGATCGCCGAGGTGCAGGGCATCGCCGACCTGCCGCTCACCCAGGACCGCAGCAAGGGCTTCGAAGAGGCTCTCAAGACGGCCGGTTTCAAGGTCTCGAACCAGGTCAGCGCGCAGTTCACGGTGGAGTCGGGCCAGCAGGTCACGAGCAACCTGCTCCAGGCGGCACCGAAGATCGACGCGCTCTGGAACCACGACGACGACCAGGGCCTGGGGGTGCTGGCGGCGATCGACCAGGCGAACCGCGACGAGTTCATCATGGTCGGGGGTGCCGGGTCGAAGAACATGATGGACCTGATCAAGGCCGACTCCGGGGTGATGAAGGCGACCGTGACCTACCCGCCGAGCATGGCCGCCTCGGCCGTGAAACTCGCCCGGCTGGTGGGGCAGGGCAAGGGGCTGAGCGACCTGGTGGAGCTCGGGGTACCCGCCTCGATCACGCTCACCAGCGAGACGATCACCAAGGAGAACGTCGACGCGTACCTCCCGCTGGGATTCGAGTCCTGATGGGGGAGGCGACCCTGGGCGTCGGGATGATCGGGTACGCCTTCATGGGTGCGGCCCATTCCCAGGCCTGGCGCTCGGCCGGTCACTTCTTCGACCTGCCGGTGAAGGCCCGGATGACCGCGGTCTGCGGCCGCGACCGGGACGCGACACAGGCGGCGGCGACCAAGCTGGGCTGGGAGGGTGTGGAGACCGACTGGCGGGCGCTGATCGAGCGGGACGACATCCAGCTGATCGACATCTGCTCACCGGGCGACACCCACGCCGAGATCGCGATCGCGGCCCTGGCCGCGGGCAAGCACGTGCTCTGCGAGAAACCTCTGGCCAACACCGTGGCCGAGGCCGAGCTGATGGTCGAGGCGGCGCGGAAGGCCAGGGCGCACGGGGTGCGCTCGATGGTGGGCTTCAACTACCGCCGGGTGCCCGCGATCGCCCTGGCCCGCAAGCTGGTGGCCCAGGGGCGCCTGGGCGAGATCCGGCACGTCCGGGCGCAGTACCTGCAGGACTGGATCATCGATCCGCAGTTTCCCCTGGTCTGGCGGTTGCAGGCCGAGCGCGCCGGCAGCGGTGCGCTGGGCGACATCGGCGCGCACATCGTCGACGCCACGCAGTTCATCGTGGGTGACCATCTGGCCGGTGTTTCCGGGCTCACCGAGACGTTCGTGAAGGAGCGTCCGCTGCCGACCGCGTCCTCCGGCCTGTCGGGCGACGCCGGGGGCGACAAGGGTGCGGTAACGGTGGACGACGCGGCTCTGTTCATCGGTCGGTTCCGCGCCGGAGCCCTCGGGTCCTTCGAGGCCACCCGGTTCGCCGGTGGCCGCAAGAACGCCATCCGGATCGAGGTCAACGGCAGTCTCGGCAGCCTGGCCTTCGACTTCGAGGCGATGAACGAGCTGCACCTCTACGACGGCCGGTCGAACGCCGAGACCGGCGGCTTCACAAGGATTCTCGTGACCGAGCCGGAGCACCCGTACCTGCGGGCGTGGTGGCCGCCCGGGCACCTGCTCGGCTACGAGCACTCCTTCACCCACGAGATCGCCGACCTGCTGACCGATCTCGGGAACGGCACCGATCCCACCCCGTCGTTCGAGGACGGCCTCCAGGTGCAGCAGGTGCTGGCCGCGGTGACGGAATCGGCGGCCGCGAGCTCGCACTGGCAGACCCTGCCGACCCCGACCCGGACCGCAGCCTGAGTTCCCGCCGGTGCTGGCACACCGGCGGGAACCCCTTACCAGAGAGGAGAAGCAGCACCGCCGCTTGGGAAGGATCCCCCTGACCGCTCCAGTCTAGGAGAACAGCATGTTCGACGCACCATCGCAGAACGAGGCATCGGCCCTGGCCAGAGCACTGCGGCTGAACCGTCGTCAGCTCTTCGCCGCGAGTACCGGCGTTGCTGCCGCGGCGGCTGCCGTGACCCTACCCACCGGCTCCGCGGAGGCGTCCGTGAAGGGCAGAACCGGCAAGATCCCGAAGAGCAAGCGCGGCATCATCCTCTACACCGTCCGCGACGCGATCTCCCGCGACCCGGGTGCCTTCGTGGGCCCGTCCGGGTTCCAGGAGGTGTTCGCGGCCCTGGCGAAGATCGGCTACCAGCAGGTCGAGTTCGCCGGGTACACGCAGCACGCCAACGCCCCGGGCGGCGCTTCGCTGGAGTCCGTCGCCGGGGCCAGGCAGTTGCGGACATGGCTGGACGACAACGGTCTGCGGGCCCAGGGCAACCACGGGTTCATCCCGGCCTGGCCGCTCACCGCGGCCGACGAGGAGAAGTTCAAGCTGCACCTGGAGATCGCGAACATCCTGGGCATGCAGCACGTCGGCACCGGCGCGGACCCCACCAACAGCGCCTTCAAGGCCGACTGGGACCTGGCCGCGGAGAAGTGGAACGGCCTGGGGAAGATCGCGAGCCGGGCCGGGCTGAAGCTGTACACCCACAACCACGACGCGGCCTACAGCTTCCTGCTCGACCAGGGCCCGGCCGACGCGGCCGGGAACCCGACGCGCTCCAGCGGGATCCGGCGCCTGGAGTACTTCCTGAAGGTCACCGACCCGAAGTATGTGTACCTGGAGATGGATGTGTTCTGGGCGCACGTGGCGCAGTACAAGTTCACCACCTACACGGCGGCGGACGGCTCGGCCCGCAAGGACGTGTTCGACCCGGCCGCGACCGTGCTCTCGGCGAACTCCCGGTACCCGTTGTTCCACGCCAAGGACGGCGAACCCGACCTGGACGTGGCCAACGGCTACGACATCGTGCCGTTCGGCACCGGAAAGATCGACTACGAGCGGTTCTTCCGCCGCGTCGGGCGCACCGACACGCGTCACCCGATGGTGGAGCAGGACACGGCTCCCGGTGGCACGGCCGCGCCGGCGCAGTCGCTGCAGCACGCGCGGCTGGGTCTGCAGCACCTGGCGGAGCTCTGATGCGCCCGCTCAAGCTCTTCCTGGCCCTGGTGCTGGCCCTCGGTGCCCTGGTCGCGGCCCCCGCCGTGGCCTTCGCCCACCCTGGGCACGAGGGTGACGAAGACCCGCTGAACTGGGCCAACTACGAGAAGATCACCCTGACCAAGGACATCGGCGAACCGATCGACATGGCCGTGCTGCCCGACGGCACGGTGCTGCACACGGCCCGCGACGGGGTGGTGCGCCTGACCGACCCGGCGACCGGCGTGACCAGCCAGGCGGGCAAGTTCAACGTCTACAACAACTCCGAGGACGGGCTCCAGACCGTCACCCTGGACCCGGACTTCGCCGAGAACGGCTGGGTCTACTTCTACTACGCCCCGAAGGCGATGGACGCCCCGTACCCGGCGGCCACGCCCACCGGGAACTCGCCCAACACGCTGCCGCAGGGGCAGGACGCGTCGTACTGGGACCAGTGGAAGGGCTACAACCAGCTCTCCCGGGTGAAGTACGCCGACGGGGCCCTCGACCTGGCGTCCGAGCAGGTCATCATCAAGGTCGAGGCGCAGCGCGGCCAGTGCTGCCACGTGGCCGGTGACGTCGACTTCGACGGCGACGGCAATCTCTACCTGGCCACCGGTGACAACACCCCGGCCAGTGCCCCGGGCGCTGACGGGTTCGCGCCGAACAACGACCGGCCCGGATACAACCCGGGCTTCGACTCCCGCCGGGGTGCGGGCAACACGAACGACCTGCGCGGCAAGATCCTGCGCATCAAGGTCGCGGCCGATGGTTCGTACACGATCCCGGAGGGCAACCTCTATCCGGAGGGCACGGCGAAGACCCGCCCGGAGATCTTCGTGCAGGGTGTGCGTAACCCGTTCCGGATCGACGTGGACGCGGACACGAACAGCGTCTCGTGGGGTGACTACGGCCCGGACGCCGGGGTCGCGAACGCCCAGCGGGGCCCGATGGGCTACGTCGAGTGGAACACCACGGGTATCGACCAGCCGATGAACTCGGGCTGGCCGTACTGCACGGCCGACAGCCGGAACTACAACGAGTGGAATTTCGAGACCGCCACGCCCGGTGAGTTCTTCGACTGTGCCGCGGGCGCGGAGAACAACTCGCGCTGGAACACCGGCCTGGCCACGCTGCCGCCGGCCACGGATGCCGACCTCTACTACGGGGACGACGCCGACGACCAGCCCTGGCCCGGGCTGACCGATTTCGACCCCCAGGGTGGCCAGGGGCCGATGGGAGGCCCGGTGTACCACTACGACGCCGACAACGCCTCGACCACGAAGTTCCCCGAGTACTGGGACGACAAG is a genomic window of Kineosporia sp. NBRC 101731 containing:
- a CDS encoding sugar ABC transporter ATP-binding protein, with the translated sequence MRGIVKEFPGVRALDGVDLDVTAGRVHCLLGQNGAGKSTLIRVLAGAHTPDEGTLSWRGEEVRFSSPSSAIHRGIATIYQELDLVPGLSVADNLYLGHENAAAGFVRRGAQGDSAQEVLKKLGHPEIPVGREVGRLSAAQQQIVSLARALARDARLIVMDEPSAVLAHDEVANLFRVMRDLVAEGVAVVYISHRLEEIRQIGDEVTVLKDGRTVASGLPASSTPTQQLVSLMTGRSVEYLFPSRPRRPEHDHEQVLLGVENLSLEGTFEDVSLTVAPGEIVGIAGLVGAGRSEVLETIYGARRRTSGSVTMGGRALPAGSVRAAVKAGMGLAPEERKSQALLLGEPIARNVSLASLPRMTKIVPGWLDRRRERATAQEATRELEVRPADVTRAVRTLSGGNQQKVVLARWLLGDTRLLLLDEPTRGVDVGARSEIYAVIRRLADQGMGVLLVSSEVPEVLGLADRVLVMREGRVVHTAPADELDEHRVLDLVMEGIVG
- a CDS encoding ABC transporter permease codes for the protein MSVEQSAAPTVTTGGPTVLARMRGTEIRNLGLVAVLAVLVVIGAITSENFLTGDNLENILVSSSVIGVVTVGATFVIIGGGIDLSVGAIVALASVWATTLATQSYGPWMMALCAILVGAGAGLVNGLLISYGRMVPFIVTLAMLVSARGLAARLADNRTQIVTQQPIKDLATTDVLGIPLLVILLAAVATVGWVLLNRTTFGRRVFAIGGNTEAARLAGIDVRRNTALLYVLSGTCCGIAAIMLLARTTTGSSTHGNLYELDAIAAVIIGGTLLSGGRGTLIGSVLGVLVFTTITNIFILNNLATETQNIAKGLIIVAAVLLQRRANRES
- a CDS encoding substrate-binding domain-containing protein, which gives rise to MDRFALDRRRLFVGSGLLGAGALLAACTSNEPAEADSKATAPANSGSGNDEPGQDVVIGFSAPAADHGWIGAITTKAEEEAKKYGDVDFQAVEGSNDVNQQISQVETLISRKVNVLVILPFDGNALTEVGIKAMEAGIQVINLDRVFSSPRGARTWIGGDNYGMGAAAGYYIAQQLTAKGVKDPVIAEVQGIADLPLTQDRSKGFEEALKTAGFKVSNQVSAQFTVESGQQVTSNLLQAAPKIDALWNHDDDQGLGVLAAIDQANRDEFIMVGGAGSKNMMDLIKADSGVMKATVTYPPSMAASAVKLARLVGQGKGLSDLVELGVPASITLTSETITKENVDAYLPLGFES
- a CDS encoding Gfo/Idh/MocA family oxidoreductase — translated: MGEATLGVGMIGYAFMGAAHSQAWRSAGHFFDLPVKARMTAVCGRDRDATQAAATKLGWEGVETDWRALIERDDIQLIDICSPGDTHAEIAIAALAAGKHVLCEKPLANTVAEAELMVEAARKARAHGVRSMVGFNYRRVPAIALARKLVAQGRLGEIRHVRAQYLQDWIIDPQFPLVWRLQAERAGSGALGDIGAHIVDATQFIVGDHLAGVSGLTETFVKERPLPTASSGLSGDAGGDKGAVTVDDAALFIGRFRAGALGSFEATRFAGGRKNAIRIEVNGSLGSLAFDFEAMNELHLYDGRSNAETGGFTRILVTEPEHPYLRAWWPPGHLLGYEHSFTHEIADLLTDLGNGTDPTPSFEDGLQVQQVLAAVTESAAASSHWQTLPTPTRTAA
- a CDS encoding TIM barrel protein; its protein translation is MFDAPSQNEASALARALRLNRRQLFAASTGVAAAAAAVTLPTGSAEASVKGRTGKIPKSKRGIILYTVRDAISRDPGAFVGPSGFQEVFAALAKIGYQQVEFAGYTQHANAPGGASLESVAGARQLRTWLDDNGLRAQGNHGFIPAWPLTAADEEKFKLHLEIANILGMQHVGTGADPTNSAFKADWDLAAEKWNGLGKIASRAGLKLYTHNHDAAYSFLLDQGPADAAGNPTRSSGIRRLEYFLKVTDPKYVYLEMDVFWAHVAQYKFTTYTAADGSARKDVFDPAATVLSANSRYPLFHAKDGEPDLDVANGYDIVPFGTGKIDYERFFRRVGRTDTRHPMVEQDTAPGGTAAPAQSLQHARLGLQHLAEL